In one window of Zingiber officinale cultivar Zhangliang chromosome 11A, Zo_v1.1, whole genome shotgun sequence DNA:
- the LOC122032572 gene encoding transcription repressor OFP7-like, producing MAKRLRRRLCRMLPSLGGLLSKSDGAVPRPFDSDAPGFDLGFDVGYPSTTLLRESPLVSPSCCCCSRRRRHPGGLALYRCHATPDYLWRKEEKWLHVMACPAAVSGGGGADLPPVPRQKIDSDDGVFPPLVLRRVRRRKVATRKSRFRSRAGSDSSADDGDADEDDEDSGWFSSGDETRLTASTSDVGSSDKMRRRRRPKKSRRAVMATKRCLSSTMRRTAVGTLIPFATAAVRESFAVVKLSKDPEADFRRSMAEMVVEKKIYDAQGLEQLLCCFMSLNLQRHHAAIAAAFKDIWDMLIPVQDVGNGGGSQ from the coding sequence ATGGCAAAGCGTCTCCGCCGCCGTCTCTGCCGTATGTTGCCGTCCCTTGGTGGATTACTCTCCAAGAGTGACGGCGCCGTTCCTCGGCCGTTCGATTCTGATGCACCCGGCTTCGACCTCGGCTTTGACGTCGGTTACCCTTCCACTACTCTTCTCCGTGAATCGCCTCTCGTCTCCCCTTCATGCTGCTGCTGCTCCCGGCGACGAAGGCATCCGGGAGGACTTGCCCTTTACCGCTGCCACGCGACGCCGGACTACCTCTGGCGGAAAGAGGAGAAGTGGTTGCACGTAATGGCCTGCCCTGCTGCCGTCAGCGGCGGTGGCGGTGCCGACCTTCCCCCCGTTCCTCGACAGAAAATTGACTCCGACGACGGTGTTTTTCCCCCGCTAGTACTCCGACGGGTGCGCCGGCGGAAAGTAGCGACGCGGAAGTCGCGGTTCCGGTCGAGGGCTGGAAGTGACTCCTCGGCGGACGACGGAGACGCCGACGAGGACGATGAGGACAGCGGATGGTTCAGCAGCGGCGACGAAACGAGGCTGACGGCGTCGACATCGGACGTGGGATCCTCGGACAAAATGCGGCGTCGGCGACGGCCGAAGAAAAGCCGCAGAGCAGTGATGGCAACGAAGAGATGCTTGTCATCGACGATGAGGCGGACGGCGGTCGGGACGCTGATTCCCTTCGCCACGGCTGCGGTGAGAGAGAGTTTCGCGGTGGTTAAGTTGTCGAAGGATCCGGAGGCAGATTTTCGGCGGTCAATGGCGGAGATGGTGGTGGAGAAGAAGATCTACGACGCTCAAGGGCTGGAGCAACTTCTGTGCTGCTTCATGTCGCTGAATTTGCAGCGCCATCATGCTGCCATTGCAGCAGCATTCAAGGACATATGGGATATGCTAATTCCGGTGCAGGATGTCGGCAATGGTGGTGGCTCGCAGTGA